ACGCTATCATTATAATATGTTTTTAAGTAAAAGCTGCCTTGACAAAATCAAGGCAGCAATTAAAATTTATTTTTTTGTTTGTTTGCGTTTCGCTTTTTCTTGAGCATCTACAACTGCAACAGCAGCCATATTTACCATCTCATCAACGCTGGCACCTAATTGGAAAATGTGAGCGGGTTGCTCTAATCCCATTATAATTGGTCCGATTGAGGTAGATTTATTAAGCTCCTTCATTAACTTGTAAGTAATGTTTGCAGCATCTAGGTTTGCAAAAACTAAAGCATTAACCTTTTTATCAACTAATTTAGAAAACGAAAAGTTTTGTTTTAACATGGTTGGGTTTAAAGCAAAATCGGCTTGTATTTCACCATCAACTACCATATCAGGGAATTTTTCGTGTAAAATTTTAGCTGCTCTGTTCATTTTAACTGCACTTGGCGCTTTAGACGAACCAAAGTTTGAGTACGATGCTAAAGCAATAGCAGGTTTTTCGCCAAACATTTTCATTGTATGATCTAACATAACCGCAATGTCAGCAATTTCTTCTGCTGTTGGATCTGGATTGATTGCTGTATCTGATAAGAAAACAGGTCCACGATCGGTAAGCATCATATTTGTTGTAGCAACTTTTTTAATGTTTGGATGCTTATCTAAAATTTCTAGAATTGGTTTTACAACCGTTGGATAACTTCTAGAATATCCTGTAACTAACGTATCAGCTTCACCATGTTTTACCATCATTGATGCAAAATAGTTACGCTCGCGCATCATTTTGTTTGCATCATATAAAGTTAATCCGCGACGGCTACGTTCTTTCCATAATAAGCTTGCGTATTCTTCACGTTTTGCTTTAAATTCTGGTGCTTTAGGATCAATAATTAAAACTTCATCATCAAAACCGATTTCTTTTTTCAGTTCTAAAATTGTTTCTTTATTACCTAATAAAATTGGGAAACCAATTTCTTCTTCAAATACAATTTGAGCCGCTTTTAAAACATCTAAGCTATCTGCCTCAGCAAATACTACACGTTTTGGATCTGTTTTTGCACGGTTTGTTAATAAACGTACCATTTTATTATCAGATCCCATACGGTCGTTTAACTCTTCTTTGTACTTATCCCAATCAGTAATTGGATCTAAAGCAACACCAGATTCGATAGCTGCTTTTGCGATTGCTGGTGGAATTTCAGTAATTAAACGCGGATCAAACGGTTTAGGTAAAATATAATCTTTACCGAAAACTAACTTTTTCTCGCCGTATGCAATGTTTACTTGTTCCGGAACGGTTTCTTTAGCTAAGTTAGCAATTGCATAAACTGCTGCTAACTTCATTTCTTCATTAATTTTAGTTGCTTTAACATCTAAAGCACCTCTAAAAATGAATGGGAAGCCTAAAACATTATTAACTTGGTTTGGTTTGTCTGAACGGCCAGTTGCCATAATAACATCATTACGCGTAGCAACTGCTAAATCGTAATCAATTTCTGGAACTGGGTTTGCCATAGCAAAAACAATTGGGTTGTTTGCCATAGAAAGTAACATATCTGCCGATAATACGTTTGGCGCAGATAATCCTAAAAACATGTCAGCGCCTTTTACAGCTTCTGCCAAAGTTAATCCGGTTGCATCTTTTGCGTATTGACGTTGTACATCTAATAAATCTGCGCGATCCGTAGATAAAACACCGTCTTTATCGAACATAATAATGTTCTCGATTTTTACACCCAATTGTAAATATAAATTAGCACAAGCTAAAGCTGCAGAACCTGCACCTGAAACAACTAATTTAATATCTTCAATTTTTTTGTTAGCAATTTCTAATGCATTTAACAATCCAGCTGCAGAAATAATTGCTGTTCCGTGCTGGTCATCGTGCATAACTGGAATATTTAATTCCTCTTTTAATCTGCGCTCAATTTCAAAAGATTCTGGCGCTTTAATATCTTCTAAGTTAATTCCACCAAAAGTTGGGGCAATGTTTTTAACGGTTTCAATAAAAGCATCAATATCTTTTGTATCCACCTCAATATCAAAAACATCAATATCTGCAAAGATTTTAAAAAGTAATCCTTTTCCTTCCATTACTGGCTTAGAAGCTTCTGGACCAATATCTCCTAATCCTAAAACTGCAGTTCCGTTAGAAATTACAGCAACTAAGTTACCTTTAGCGGTATATTTATATACATTATTTACATCTTTGGCAATTTCTAAACATGGCTCTGCAACCCCTGGTGAATATGCTAAAGATAAATCTCTTTGTGAAGCATATGGTTTAGTAGGAACAACCGATATTTTACCAGGCTTTGGTTTAGCGTGGTACAATAAAGCTTCTCTTCTTTTCGTGTCTTTGTGCATTTATGTTAGTTTGTTTATTTTAGAACTTACAAATATAGTCAAAAAATTCTCATCCTATATTTCGTTATTTTTTAAAAAATTTATATTACGCTGTAAACCTGATATTTTGGTGCGTTTTACTGCCGATTTGCTAAATATTTTATTGAAAGCTTCCAGATTTATTTCTTCCCAATCAGATTTACTGTATTTTAATAAATCGGTATTCGGTGCAAACAGCGGTTCTGCATGCGGTTTTGAGAACCGATTCCAAGGACAAACGTCTTGACAAACGTCGCAACCAAACATCCAATCGTCAAATTTACCTTGCATTTCGGTCGGAATTGCATCTTTTAATTCAATAGTAAAATACGATATGCATTTACTACCATCAACCAAATAAGGTTCAACAATTGCTTCGGTTGGGCATGCATCAATACAAGCGGTACAAGTTCCGCAATGATCGGTAGTTGGATTGTCGTACGCCAAATCAATATCAAGCACCAATTCGCAAATAAAAAAGAATGAACCGGTTTTACGCGAAATTAAATTGTTGTTCTTGCCTACCCAGCCTAAACCGCTACGTTGCGCCCAAGCTTTATCTAAAACCGGTGCCGAATCTACAAAAGCACGTCCATTAACTTCGCCAATTTGCTCGTTTAACGTATGCAGCATTTCTTTAAGTTTAGTTTTAATTACATGATGGTAATCTTGGCCGTAAGCATATTTAGAAATTTTATAGGATTCCGGATTTTGTTGCTCGGCTGGATAATAATTTAAAAGCATAGAAACTACAGATTTTGCCCCGTCAACAATTAAACGCGGATCTAAACGCATGTCAAAATGGTTTTCCATGTATTGCATTTGTCCGTGTCGTTTTTCGCTTAACCATTTTTCTAAACGCGGCGCTTCGGTTTCTAAAAACGTTGCTTTAGAAATACCACAAGCTAAAAAACCGAGGCGTTGGGCTTCGGCTTTTATTAAGTCTGAATATTTTTGCTTTTGAGAATCAATCATTTACTTATCGAATAATCCGGTTTGTAAATTAGGATTGGTTTTGTTTAAGTGCTTATATGCTTTTTCGGTTACTTCGCGCCCACGTGGGGTTCGAACCAAAAATCCTTCTTGAATTAAAAACGGTTCGTAAACTTCTTCAATAGTTTCGGCATTGTCTGACACAGCCGTTGCTAAGGTTGAAATACCAACCGGACCTCCCTTAAATTTATCAATAATTGTGGTTAAAATTTTATTATCCATTTCGTCCAATCCGTGTGCATCAACATTAAGCGCACGTAAAGCGAATTTAGAAATTTCGACATCAATTTTACCATTGCCTTTAATTTGGGCAAAATCGCGAACACGGCGCAATAAAGCGTTAGCAATACGTGGAGTTCCGCGACTGCGTCCAGCAATTTCTATAGCTGCTTCTAAGGTAATTGGCATGCCTAAAATATAAGCGCTTCGCTCTATAATTTGGCTTAATAATTCGGTGGTATAATATTGCAATCGGGACTGAATACCAAAACGCGCTCGCATGGGCGCAGTTAATAAGCCCGAACGGGTAGTTGCCCCAACCAAGGTAAACGGATTTAGATTGATTTGAACGGTACGTGCGTTGGGCCCCGACTCAATCATAATATCAATTTTAAAATCTTCCATGGCAGAATACAAATATTCTTCGACCACGGGGCTTAAACGATGAATTTCATCAATAAAAAGCACATCACGCTCTTCTAGATTTGTTAACAAACCGGCTAAATCGCCAGGTTTATCTAAAACCGGACCTGAAGTGATTTTGATACCTACCCCTAATTCGTTTGCTAAAATATTGGCTAAAGTTGTTTTACCTAATCCGGGAGGACCATGAAAAAGCGTATGATCTAAAGCTTCATCACGTTGGTTTGCAGCTTGTACAAAAACCTTTAAGTTTTCTAAAACCTGATCTTGTCCGGCAAAATCATCAAAAGACAGCGGACGCAGCTTGCGTTCGACATCATTTTCTTCGTGCGAATATTTTTGGTTGGTTGGATCTAAATTCTCGTTCATGGGAACAAAGATAAAAAGAAAAATGTTGATTGGTTACTTTTTATTTGATTGGCAGCGCGCGTTAGCGGTTGCAGCCTTGCTTGAGCTCTAAGCGCAAGGCACTGGAGCTTAAGCGAGGGTGTAAAACGCGCCCCGCCCTTGAAAAGGCGGGGAACGCTATGTTATTAATTTGTTGGTTTAGTTACTTTTATTTTATATAAATCTAAACGGCGGTCTTTTAAGTTTTTTACGGTTCCGTATTCGTGCAGATCTTTAAGTGCGTACAAATCTACATCGGCAATTAAAACCGCTTCTGCATTTGGCGTTGCTTCGGCTTTAATGGCGTTGGTAGGAAAGGCAAAATCGGACGGAGTAAATACGGCCGATTGTGCGTACTGAATATCCATGTTATTTACGCGTGGTAAGTTACCTACAGAGCCGGCAATGGCAACATAACATTCGTTTTCTATAGCGCGCGCTTGGGCACATGCACGAACGCGCATATAACCGTTTTGCGTATCTGTCATAAACGGAACGAATAGAATTTGCATGCCTTGTTCGGCTAAAATGCGTCCTAATTCTGGGAATTCGACATCGTAACAAATTAAAATTCCGATTTTTCCGGCATCGGTATCAAAAACTTTTATTTCGTTACCGCCTTGCATGCCGTAATATTTCATTTCGTTTGGCGTAATGTGAATTTTACTGTACGAATCGATTTGGCCGCTGCGATGGCATAAATACGTGGTGTTAAACAATTGGCCATTTATTACCTCGGGCATTGAACCTGCAATAATATTTACGTTGAATGAAATGGCGAATTGTTGAATTTTTTTAACAATTTCGTCGGTAGATTCGGCCAGCATATGCATGGCTTCGGCTTCGTACATATCGTTATACGGAGCCATTAACGGCGTGTTAAACAGCTCAGGAAATAAAATAAAATCGGATCCGTAGTCAGAAACGGTTCGAACAAAAAATTCAATCTGATCGTAAAACTCTTCAATATCTTTAAACAAACGCATTTGCCACTGAATTAGCCCCAAACGAATGGTGCTTTTGGTTGCAGAATACGATTTGGTTGCTGGTTCGTAATAAATGTTATTCCATTCTAGCAAGGTTGCGTATTCTAAAGATTCAGTATCTTCTGGTAAATATTTTTTTAGAATTTTTTTTACATAAAAATCGTTAGAAAGCTGAAAGGTTAAGGTTGGATCGTAAATTTCTTTCAGTTTTACTTTTTCGATATATTCACGTGGTGACAAATCGTGCGCATAATTGTGGTAATTTGGAATACGACCGCCAGCCATAATGGCACGCAAGTTTAATTGTTCGCACAATTCTTTACGTGCATCGTATAAACGACGTCCGATACGTAGTTGGCGAAATTCTGGATTCACAAAAATTTCGATGCCATACAAAACATCTCCATCGCTGGTATGCTTTAAAAATTTACCGTGCGAAATGATACTGTTGTAGCTGCTGGTTACTTTGGTATCAACCGAATCAATTATTATGGCTAATGAAACACCCACAATTTCTTCGTTAATGGTAACGCACATTTGGCCTTCGGGAAAAATTTCGATCAACTTTTCTAAATCTTTATAATCCCAAAGCTCATCAGGTTCGGTGCTATAAGCTGTTTTCATGCAGGTAATTAAATTATCGTAATCAGTAACTTCTAAGTTTCGGATCGCAATTTCCATATCCATAATCTAGTATTTTTAATTGATAACGTTTAAATTAAAAAAAATATTTGTTAATAGACAATTAAGCTTTTTATAAATAACATTAATAATTGTAACTTCGCTAAAATTTATACCAAATGAAAGTTAAAATATTATTGGCTGCTGTTGTTTTAACAGCTTCATTTACGGCAAAATCATGGGCTTGGGGAAGCACTGGGCACCGTATTGTAACCGAAATTGCAGAAAGAAACCTAACTAAAAAAGCTAAAAAGAATTTAAAGAAAGTTATTGGCGACCAAAAGTTGGCTTATTTTGCGAATTGGGCAGATTTTGTAAAATCTAACCCTGATTTTAAAGAAAAAGATAGCTGGCATTATTTAAACATTGAAGCTGGATTGGATAAAGATGGTTGTTATGAATCAATCGAATCGTCGAGCGATAGAAACTTATATAAAAGAAGTTTATTACTTATTGATGATTTAAAAAACAATAAGGAGTTAACGAATGAAGAACAGCGTGAAGCTTTGTATTATTTAGTTCATATGATTGGGGATGCACACCAACCGATGCACGTTGGAAGACCGGAAGATTTAGGCGGAAATAAAATTACCGTTGAATATTTTGGTCAACGCACAAACATTCATTCAGTTTGGGACAGTAAACTAATTGATAGCGAGCAATACAGCTACACAGAATACAGCGATATTTTAAACAACTTAACAAAAGAACAGATTAAAGAAGTTCAGGAAGGTGAATTAAAAGATTGGTTGTACGATGCGTACCTAAAAGCGACTGATATTTATAACGAAGTTGATAACAACAGAACGTTACGTTACGAATATCAATACAACAACAAATACAAGTTGGAAGAACAATTGCAGAAAGGCGGATTACGCTTAGCTAAAATTTTAAACGAAATATACGGATAATAAAAAAGGAGGTTTAAAACCTCCTTTTTTTATTTTTTACTAAATAGACCGCCTAACATACCGCCTAGGCCAGAGTTTTTACCTTCGTTTTTAGAATCAGTTAAAGCTGCTAACGCATCTTTTACATCAACTTTACCTTCGGCTAACTTATCTAAGCCAAAAGCGCTTAAATTGCTTAAAATACCGCCTGCATCTTTACCGCCTAATCCAGATAAAATATCTGTAATATTAAAACCAGATTCTCCTGATTCGTTTTTAGATTTAAAGAATTGTAAAACGGTTGGAATAACAGAAGAAGCGAATCCTTCAGCTTTTTTTGCATCAATACCAAACTTAGATGCTAAGTTGGTAGTTAAGCCAGAAACAATTTGACTTACTAAAGGATTAGAAGCTAAATTAGATTTTTCGTCATTAAATAATGCCAAAACTTCATTTGTTTTTCCTTGCTTTAACGCGTTAGAAATTCCATTAAAAATAGATTCACTGGTTTGTTCTGCAACTTCTGGTACTAACTTTTCGTCAGCAGAAATGGTGTGCATTTGTTGTTGCACAAAATTTTGAATAACAGAGGCAAATTGATTCATAAAGGTTGATTTAAATATGAATGGTTAAGATAATAAAAAAAGCTGCTCAATTGAGCAGCTTTTATATTATATTTTAGTGATGTAACTTTTCTTCACCTGGTTGAAAAGGTACCGTTTGTGGTACGAAATCAACGTCAAATCCTGGTTTAGAATAGTCATATGGCCATCTGTGAACTTCAGGAATAGCACCAGGCCAGTTTCCGTGAATTGGTTCTACAGGCGTAGTCCATTCTAAAGTTGTAGCTTTCCAAGGGTTTTGTGTAGCTTTCTTACCATAGAAAATACTAAAGAAGAAGTTCCATAAGAATACCAATTGGAATGCAGCACCTACTAATGCAAAAACAGTAATTAAGATGTTAACATCTACCATTTCGTCAAACATAGGGAATGCAGAATTTGTATAGTAACGACGAGGTAAACCTGCCATACCAATGAAGTGCATTGGGAAGAATACTCCGTACGAACAAACTGCTGTTACCCAGAAGTGAATGTAACCTAAGTTTTTATTCATCATACGTCCGTACATTTTAGGGAACCAGTGGTAAATACCAGCAAACATTCCGTATAATGCAGAGATACCCATTACTAAGTGGAAGTGAGCCACTACGAAATATGTATCGTGAACGTTAATATCTAATGTTGAATCTCCTAAAATAATACCAGTTAAACCTCCCGTGATGAATGTAGAAACCATTCCGATTGAGAATAACATGGCAGGGTTCATTTGTAAGTTACCTTTCCAAATTGTTGTAATCCAGTTAAACGCTTTTACTGCAGATGGAATCGCAATTAATAACGTTGTAAATGTAAACACAGAACCTAAGAAAGGATTCATACCAGAAACGAACATGTGGTGACCCCATACAATTGTAGATAAAAATGCAATTGCTAATACCGAGGTAATCATGGCACGGTAACCAAAAATTGGTTTACGAGCACTTGTAGCTAAAATTTCAGATACAAGACCCATAGCTGGTAAAATTACAATGTAAACCTCAGGGTGACCTAAGAACCAGAATAAGTGCTCGAATAAAACCGGAGAACCACCTTGGTAATGTAAAACTTCTCCAGCAATATAAATGTCTGATAAGAAGAATGAAGTACCAAAGCTTCTATCAAAAATTAATAATAACGCTGCAGATAATAATACAGGGAATGCAACAACTCCAATAATTGCAGTAACAAATAATGTCCAAATTGTTAATGGCATACGTGTCATTGTCATACCTTTTGTTCTTAAGTTAAGAACAGTAACGATATAGTTTAATGATCCCATTAATGATTGCATAATGAACAAAGCCATTGAAATTAACCATAATGTCATCCCTAAACCAGATCCTGGTATAGCTTGCGGCACAGCAGATAATGGAGGATAAATTGTCCAACCTGCAGAAGCTGGTCCTGATTCAACGAATAATGATGAAATCATGATTACTGAAGATAATGCAAAAATCCAGAATGATAACATATTCATAAAACCAGATGCCATATCACGTGCACCGATTTGTAATGGAATTAATAAGTTTGAAAACGTACCTGATAAACCAGCAGTTAATACAAAGAATACCATAATAGTACCGTGCATTGTAACTAAAGCTAAATAAGCGTCGTTTTTCATCACTCCTCCTGGAGCCATTTTTTCTCCTAAAAGGAATTTAAAGATACCGAACGATTCCTCAGGCCAGGCAATTTGCATACGGAATAATAAAGACATTACAATCCCTACTATACCCATAAGAATACCTGAAATAAGAAACTGTTTCGCGATCATTTTATGGTCCATACTAAAGATGTACTTTGTAATAAAAGTTTCTTTAGGATGATCCTCATGCGAATGATCTAGAGTTAAATCGTGTCCTACTGCTGACATATTATTGTGTTTAAAATAATATTTATAATTCTTTATTTGATTACTTGTGCTACAACTGCAGTTGAATCAACTGTAACGTTTTCTGGAACAACAAATCCTGCTTCATCAACGTGCACATTAGCATCTGTGTTATCTGAATTTGCTGCGATTGTTGTTTTTAACGTCTTTTGGTCTTTTAACCAATTGTTAAACTCTTTTTCAGATTCAACAACCACGCGCATTTGCATGTTGTAGTGAGAAGCTCCACAAATTTTATTACATAAAATTACGTAGTTAAATTCGTATGGATCTAAACCTTCTTCACCTTTAGCAATACGCTCAGCACTTTCTTTAGAACGAATTGCGTTAATATTATAAACATCTTCAATTACAGATGGTTTTTCACGCATTTCAGACGTAGTAATCGTTGGCGTAAAAGCAAACTGAGTTACCATTCCTGGAACAGCATTCATTTGTGCTCTAAAGTGAGGTAAATAAACAGAGTGTAAAACATCTTGAGAACGGATACGTAAAACTACTTTTTTACCAACAGGTAAATGCAATTCAGAAACAGCAATATCATCAGCAGCATTTGGATCAGACATATCAACACCCATGGTGTTAACACCTTCAATAAAACGAACGTTCGCTTTACC
This genomic window from Flavobacterium agricola contains:
- the queG gene encoding tRNA epoxyqueuosine(34) reductase QueG, which produces MIDSQKQKYSDLIKAEAQRLGFLACGISKATFLETEAPRLEKWLSEKRHGQMQYMENHFDMRLDPRLIVDGAKSVVSMLLNYYPAEQQNPESYKISKYAYGQDYHHVIKTKLKEMLHTLNEQIGEVNGRAFVDSAPVLDKAWAQRSGLGWVGKNNNLISRKTGSFFFICELVLDIDLAYDNPTTDHCGTCTACIDACPTEAIVEPYLVDGSKCISYFTIELKDAIPTEMQGKFDDWMFGCDVCQDVCPWNRFSKPHAEPLFAPNTDLLKYSKSDWEEINLEAFNKIFSKSAVKRTKISGLQRNINFLKNNEI
- the ruvB gene encoding Holliday junction branch migration DNA helicase RuvB; amino-acid sequence: MNENLDPTNQKYSHEENDVERKLRPLSFDDFAGQDQVLENLKVFVQAANQRDEALDHTLFHGPPGLGKTTLANILANELGVGIKITSGPVLDKPGDLAGLLTNLEERDVLFIDEIHRLSPVVEEYLYSAMEDFKIDIMIESGPNARTVQINLNPFTLVGATTRSGLLTAPMRARFGIQSRLQYYTTELLSQIIERSAYILGMPITLEAAIEIAGRSRGTPRIANALLRRVRDFAQIKGNGKIDVEISKFALRALNVDAHGLDEMDNKILTTIIDKFKGGPVGISTLATAVSDNAETIEEVYEPFLIQEGFLVRTPRGREVTEKAYKHLNKTNPNLQTGLFDK
- a CDS encoding S1/P1 nuclease, translating into MKVKILLAAVVLTASFTAKSWAWGSTGHRIVTEIAERNLTKKAKKNLKKVIGDQKLAYFANWADFVKSNPDFKEKDSWHYLNIEAGLDKDGCYESIESSSDRNLYKRSLLLIDDLKNNKELTNEEQREALYYLVHMIGDAHQPMHVGRPEDLGGNKITVEYFGQRTNIHSVWDSKLIDSEQYSYTEYSDILNNLTKEQIKEVQEGELKDWLYDAYLKATDIYNEVDNNRTLRYEYQYNNKYKLEEQLQKGGLRLAKILNEIYG
- a CDS encoding cytochrome c oxidase subunit II; this translates as MTSLLILIVVVLLGIAVWQLTKIFDLTQISVPGEASDASEIANERDNNVNGYLMFGFLAFLYILTIYSIAKWGHFPLLTNAASEHGETVDNLMIISLVVIFAVQLLTQTLLHWFAFASRGIAGRKAFYFADNDRLEFMWTIIPVIVLSGLILYGLYGWTNIMFVDEDEDVMYVEIYAKQFGWEARYAGEDNVLGKANVRFIEGVNTMGVDMSDPNAADDIAVSELHLPVGKKVVLRIRSQDVLHSVYLPHFRAQMNAVPGMVTQFAFTPTITTSEMREKPSVIEDVYNINAIRSKESAERIAKGEEGLDPYEFNYVILCNKICGASHYNMQMRVVVESEKEFNNWLKDQKTLKTTIAANSDNTDANVHVDEAGFVVPENVTVDSTAVVAQVIK
- a CDS encoding cytochrome c oxidase subunit I, which translates into the protein MSAVGHDLTLDHSHEDHPKETFITKYIFSMDHKMIAKQFLISGILMGIVGIVMSLLFRMQIAWPEESFGIFKFLLGEKMAPGGVMKNDAYLALVTMHGTIMVFFVLTAGLSGTFSNLLIPLQIGARDMASGFMNMLSFWIFALSSVIMISSLFVESGPASAGWTIYPPLSAVPQAIPGSGLGMTLWLISMALFIMQSLMGSLNYIVTVLNLRTKGMTMTRMPLTIWTLFVTAIIGVVAFPVLLSAALLLIFDRSFGTSFFLSDIYIAGEVLHYQGGSPVLFEHLFWFLGHPEVYIVILPAMGLVSEILATSARKPIFGYRAMITSVLAIAFLSTIVWGHHMFVSGMNPFLGSVFTFTTLLIAIPSAVKAFNWITTIWKGNLQMNPAMLFSIGMVSTFITGGLTGIILGDSTLDINVHDTYFVVAHFHLVMGISALYGMFAGIYHWFPKMYGRMMNKNLGYIHFWVTAVCSYGVFFPMHFIGMAGLPRRYYTNSAFPMFDEMVDVNILITVFALVGAAFQLVFLWNFFFSIFYGKKATQNPWKATTLEWTTPVEPIHGNWPGAIPEVHRWPYDYSKPGFDVDFVPQTVPFQPGEEKLHH
- a CDS encoding NADP-dependent malic enzyme; translated protein: MHKDTKRREALLYHAKPKPGKISVVPTKPYASQRDLSLAYSPGVAEPCLEIAKDVNNVYKYTAKGNLVAVISNGTAVLGLGDIGPEASKPVMEGKGLLFKIFADIDVFDIEVDTKDIDAFIETVKNIAPTFGGINLEDIKAPESFEIERRLKEELNIPVMHDDQHGTAIISAAGLLNALEIANKKIEDIKLVVSGAGSAALACANLYLQLGVKIENIIMFDKDGVLSTDRADLLDVQRQYAKDATGLTLAEAVKGADMFLGLSAPNVLSADMLLSMANNPIVFAMANPVPEIDYDLAVATRNDVIMATGRSDKPNQVNNVLGFPFIFRGALDVKATKINEEMKLAAVYAIANLAKETVPEQVNIAYGEKKLVFGKDYILPKPFDPRLITEIPPAIAKAAIESGVALDPITDWDKYKEELNDRMGSDNKMVRLLTNRAKTDPKRVVFAEADSLDVLKAAQIVFEEEIGFPILLGNKETILELKKEIGFDDEVLIIDPKAPEFKAKREEYASLLWKERSRRGLTLYDANKMMRERNYFASMMVKHGEADTLVTGYSRSYPTVVKPILEILDKHPNIKKVATTNMMLTDRGPVFLSDTAINPDPTAEEIADIAVMLDHTMKMFGEKPAIALASYSNFGSSKAPSAVKMNRAAKILHEKFPDMVVDGEIQADFALNPTMLKQNFSFSKLVDKKVNALVFANLDAANITYKLMKELNKSTSIGPIIMGLEQPAHIFQLGASVDEMVNMAAVAVVDAQEKAKRKQTKK
- a CDS encoding carbon-nitrogen hydrolase family protein, coding for MEIAIRNLEVTDYDNLITCMKTAYSTEPDELWDYKDLEKLIEIFPEGQMCVTINEEIVGVSLAIIIDSVDTKVTSSYNSIISHGKFLKHTSDGDVLYGIEIFVNPEFRQLRIGRRLYDARKELCEQLNLRAIMAGGRIPNYHNYAHDLSPREYIEKVKLKEIYDPTLTFQLSNDFYVKKILKKYLPEDTESLEYATLLEWNNIYYEPATKSYSATKSTIRLGLIQWQMRLFKDIEEFYDQIEFFVRTVSDYGSDFILFPELFNTPLMAPYNDMYEAEAMHMLAESTDEIVKKIQQFAISFNVNIIAGSMPEVINGQLFNTTYLCHRSGQIDSYSKIHITPNEMKYYGMQGGNEIKVFDTDAGKIGILICYDVEFPELGRILAEQGMQILFVPFMTDTQNGYMRVRACAQARAIENECYVAIAGSVGNLPRVNNMDIQYAQSAVFTPSDFAFPTNAIKAEATPNAEAVLIADVDLYALKDLHEYGTVKNLKDRRLDLYKIKVTKPTN